Proteins encoded by one window of Pseudonocardia alni:
- a CDS encoding thioesterase II family protein produces MTTTATEESLWVRCFHPAPERPVQLVCFPHAGGSASFYFPVSAQLQTTAEVFAVQYPGRQDRRRETSPGDLHTLADQVHGALRDSLRGHRPTVFFGHSMGATLAFEVARRHEAQGGRIAHLFASGRRAPSRVRDEHVHRLSDEQVVEELKLLAGTDTALLGDDEILRMILPAIRSDYEAIETYRCTPGATVAAPITVLTGDSDPKTSRDEAESWRDHTSGPFDLHVRPGGHFFLGSDAPAIIAMLRTVLTASS; encoded by the coding sequence ATGACGACGACCGCCACCGAGGAGAGCCTGTGGGTCCGGTGCTTCCACCCGGCACCGGAGCGGCCCGTGCAGCTCGTCTGCTTCCCGCACGCGGGCGGTTCGGCCTCGTTCTACTTCCCGGTCTCGGCGCAGCTGCAGACCACCGCGGAGGTGTTCGCCGTGCAGTACCCGGGCCGGCAGGACCGGCGCCGCGAGACCAGCCCCGGTGACCTCCACACCCTCGCCGACCAGGTCCACGGCGCGCTGCGGGACTCGCTGCGGGGCCACCGCCCCACGGTCTTCTTCGGCCACAGCATGGGCGCGACCCTGGCGTTCGAGGTCGCGCGGCGGCACGAGGCCCAGGGCGGGCGGATCGCCCACCTGTTCGCCTCCGGCCGGCGCGCACCCTCGCGTGTCCGTGACGAGCACGTGCACCGGCTGAGCGACGAGCAGGTCGTCGAGGAGCTGAAGCTGCTGGCGGGTACCGACACCGCGCTGCTCGGCGACGACGAGATCCTCCGGATGATCCTGCCCGCCATCCGCAGCGATTACGAGGCGATCGAGACCTACCGCTGCACCCCCGGGGCCACCGTGGCCGCGCCGATCACCGTCCTGACCGGGGACAGCGACCCGAAGACCTCACGGGACGAGGCGGAGTCCTGGCGCGACCACACCTCCGGACCGTTCGATCTGCACGTCCGTCCGGGCGGGCACTTCTTCCTCGGCTCCGACGCCCCGGCGATCATCGCCATGCTGCGCACGGTCCTCACCGCGTCGTCCTGA
- a CDS encoding ATP-binding protein, with protein sequence MLRERDAACAELDRALDALVAGGSPFVAVTGEPGTGRSALLRRASGRAADRAVRVLSARAVPTETGCPLATGHGLVERLGPVPAPPRSGPVGADVLYEWCRAVLDLARTGPVLLVVDDLHWADEDTGQWLQMLLRRRREAPVGLLVALNGTHDGLGWAVSPTGPSDVVLRTGPLSLGAVREVVTAEYPTPPDRAFTVLARRCTGGNPAVLRATLAGLDRAVPPTAAAVPELVRRAATARRDHVARVLDGLPPALVEALRAAAVCGSELQPVRHRVGGPVASTGAGARAALAATGLVRGTDHALPADRSVTDVVLAGIEPGHRRALFGSAAGLAARAGLPEERIARALLDAPALGEPWAAELLHRVAVRHRAEDRPADAAAAAERALQEPLPDPLRGALLVELALSRSHTAPGTAARVLSRITLDTDPAASRYGARAVDLLLSAGEVGAARQALDIAVRRCPEDAPARADLLSLSRLTDELGFDRRTVLHGPVATAAAGSDDDGPVARGTTAWSLVLRGRDRDRATRLARATLTGPSGVLPAIPQVVAALTLDAVGCADEAGEAMHHLLLEITRERPVPPAVLAVSALVELRTGDLDGARRDLRAAAVAPVSSDGPDPLAGAARVLVHLAEPDVEAADAAAFADLAAGGVRPGAALLEYARGRVRSVQGRHRDAVEHYMGCGRLLLDRGRVNPVLAPWRSAAATSLLACGSPAAARRLAADELRLALRWGAPAPVAAAEAVLAGLDAEPTAVGEPLGDGVARAARP encoded by the coding sequence GTGTTGCGCGAACGGGACGCCGCCTGCGCCGAGCTCGACCGCGCCCTCGACGCGCTGGTGGCGGGGGGATCGCCGTTCGTCGCGGTCACCGGCGAGCCCGGTACGGGGCGCTCGGCCCTGCTCCGCCGTGCGTCGGGGCGTGCCGCCGACCGCGCGGTACGGGTGCTGTCCGCGCGGGCCGTCCCCACCGAGACCGGGTGCCCGCTCGCGACGGGCCACGGCCTGGTCGAGCGGCTCGGCCCGGTACCCGCGCCGCCCCGGTCGGGGCCGGTGGGCGCCGACGTCCTGTACGAGTGGTGCCGTGCTGTGCTCGACCTCGCCCGCACCGGCCCGGTGCTCCTGGTCGTCGACGACCTGCACTGGGCCGACGAGGACACGGGACAGTGGCTGCAGATGCTGCTCCGGCGACGGCGCGAGGCGCCGGTCGGTCTTCTGGTCGCCCTGAACGGCACGCACGACGGTCTCGGCTGGGCCGTCTCGCCGACCGGCCCGTCGGACGTCGTGCTGCGGACGGGGCCGCTCTCCCTCGGCGCGGTGCGGGAGGTGGTCACCGCCGAGTACCCGACGCCTCCCGACCGCGCTTTCACCGTCCTCGCCCGTCGCTGCACCGGCGGCAACCCGGCGGTGCTGCGGGCGACCCTGGCCGGGCTCGACCGCGCGGTGCCCCCGACCGCGGCCGCCGTGCCGGAGCTGGTGCGTCGCGCGGCCACCGCCCGGCGCGACCACGTCGCCCGGGTCCTCGACGGGCTGCCCCCCGCCCTGGTCGAGGCGTTGCGCGCGGCGGCGGTGTGCGGATCCGAGCTGCAGCCGGTGCGACACCGGGTCGGCGGCCCCGTAGCGTCCACCGGTGCCGGGGCCCGGGCAGCGCTGGCCGCCACCGGCCTGGTCCGCGGCACCGACCACGCGCTGCCCGCCGACCGCAGCGTCACCGACGTCGTCCTGGCCGGCATCGAGCCGGGGCACCGGAGGGCGCTGTTCGGCTCCGCCGCCGGCCTCGCGGCGCGGGCCGGGCTGCCCGAGGAGCGCATCGCCCGCGCCCTGCTCGACGCTCCCGCGCTCGGCGAGCCCTGGGCGGCCGAGCTCCTGCACCGGGTCGCGGTCCGGCACCGGGCCGAGGACCGGCCCGCCGACGCCGCCGCGGCTGCCGAGCGCGCGCTGCAGGAGCCCCTGCCGGACCCGCTCCGCGGGGCGCTGCTGGTGGAGCTGGCGCTGTCGCGCTCGCACACCGCGCCCGGTACGGCCGCGCGGGTGCTCTCGCGGATCACCCTGGACACCGACCCGGCGGCGAGCCGGTACGGGGCCCGAGCGGTCGACCTGCTGCTGTCCGCCGGGGAGGTCGGTGCGGCCCGGCAGGCGCTGGACATCGCGGTCCGTCGATGTCCGGAGGACGCGCCGGCGCGGGCGGACCTGCTGTCGTTGTCCCGGCTGACCGACGAGCTCGGCTTCGACCGGCGGACCGTGCTGCACGGCCCGGTCGCCACGGCGGCAGCCGGCTCCGACGACGACGGTCCGGTCGCCCGCGGGACCACCGCGTGGTCGCTGGTCCTGCGCGGCCGCGACCGGGACCGTGCCACCCGGCTGGCCCGCGCCACGCTGACCGGCCCGAGCGGCGTCCTCCCGGCGATACCGCAGGTGGTCGCGGCGCTCACCCTCGACGCCGTGGGCTGTGCCGACGAGGCGGGCGAGGCGATGCACCACCTCCTGCTCGAGATCACCCGGGAGCGCCCGGTCCCGCCCGCCGTACTCGCGGTGTCGGCACTGGTCGAGCTGCGGACGGGGGACCTCGACGGCGCACGACGGGACCTGCGGGCCGCCGCCGTCGCCCCGGTCTCCTCCGACGGGCCCGACCCGCTCGCCGGGGCCGCCCGGGTGCTGGTGCACCTGGCGGAGCCCGACGTGGAGGCTGCCGACGCCGCGGCCTTCGCCGACCTCGCCGCCGGGGGAGTACGGCCCGGTGCGGCCCTGCTGGAGTACGCGCGGGGGCGCGTGCGGTCGGTGCAGGGCCGCCACCGCGACGCGGTGGAGCACTACATGGGGTGCGGTCGGCTGCTGCTGGACCGGGGCCGGGTCAATCCGGTCCTGGCGCCGTGGCGGTCCGCGGCGGCGACCTCGCTGCTGGCCTGTGGGTCGCCCGCGGCCGCCCGCCGGTTGGCCGCCGACGAGCTCCGGCTGGCGCTCCGGTGGGGCGCGCCGGCCCCGGTCGCGGCGGCCGAGGCAGTCCTGGCCGGGCTGGACGCCGAGCCCACCGCCGTCGGGGAGCCGCTCGGGGACGGGGTGGCGCGTGCTGCACGGCCGTGA
- a CDS encoding AAA family ATPase, whose protein sequence is MLHGRDRELGTLRDAVTRAADGSGAAVVVGGGVGSGRTALLDAVGVAAGRAGLTVLRAASALVERDFEFGVARQLFDPLLAAAGADARTRWLAASGGRLPAALAAEPLDPAETHEEQDRVRELQALLATVGAERPVLVLVDDLQWADTASLRWLNRLVARIPDLPVSFVGTTLHGDPGAGRPPVRGLAGSAVPLRSRPLGPAAVRGMVAGRFGRAGDPEFLQVCEEVSGGVPSVLRAVLDEVVAAGGGPVAACVPAVRSARPAGLRERFARCLRAQDDAARRYLGALAVLGPAADPAVVARLAELDPHGLRAVQGQLTEQGLLTDDHTGFTHPLVRDVAADPAERERLHLRAARLLHETGHHAQEVAAHLLAVAAPLDGWAVEVLRAAAHQTTTALRPDTADDHDDDPVAVRYLRRALLDSDVRGHERGALLVELAAAERFTEPGTAVRHVSQALPLLASPQDRAVALTLIDPSTVREVPARVQEAVRAADAGTDPVVDDECTVAVRIRARARRLDEQHPEGLARSCALLREVVAAPDEHLSTAAGRELVGVLLHAAALTGGVPAADVAHLGERLLRITPAREVRPPHGIPPGDGPRGLLVLALVAADRPRPLEDWLVPDPTSPAAATADELALVLLARGRPAAAAALPGGVLRERGVPASAAFHTALIAAAIEARAPALGPEPAGRPPGGGLVAHATHQLVRAAGALRADRQDLALECLLDCGRHLEHLGWSNPALFPWRSWAARLLRRRGATGAALEWADEELALARAWGAPAALGRALRVRGSLVGGAAGATQLREAVEVLRDSADTAALGRAEIALGRHLAGTGAPEGEALLRRGLRRLEEAGAGDPDTATPVPTVEPAAGTGDDGEESAAWRVVDALTDAERQVVDRVVGGATNKMIAEELGVSRRAVEKRLTSAYRKLGVSGRSALRGAD, encoded by the coding sequence GTGCTGCACGGCCGTGACCGGGAGCTGGGCACCCTGCGCGACGCCGTCACCCGGGCCGCCGACGGGAGCGGCGCGGCCGTCGTCGTCGGCGGCGGTGTCGGCAGCGGCCGGACCGCCCTGCTCGACGCGGTGGGGGTCGCGGCGGGCAGGGCCGGGCTGACGGTGCTGCGGGCCGCGTCGGCGCTCGTCGAGCGCGACTTCGAGTTCGGCGTCGCCCGGCAGCTGTTCGACCCGCTCCTCGCCGCCGCGGGCGCGGACGCCCGCACCCGGTGGCTGGCGGCGTCCGGCGGGAGGCTGCCCGCGGCGCTCGCGGCGGAACCGCTCGACCCGGCGGAGACCCACGAGGAGCAGGACCGGGTGCGCGAGCTGCAGGCGTTGTTGGCGACCGTGGGCGCCGAACGGCCGGTCCTGGTGCTGGTCGACGATCTCCAGTGGGCGGACACGGCGTCGCTGCGGTGGCTGAACCGGCTCGTCGCGCGGATCCCGGACCTGCCCGTGTCCTTCGTCGGCACCACCCTGCACGGCGACCCGGGCGCCGGGCGGCCGCCGGTACGCGGTCTGGCCGGGTCCGCCGTACCGCTGCGGTCCCGGCCGCTGGGACCCGCCGCGGTCCGCGGGATGGTCGCCGGGCGCTTCGGTCGCGCGGGCGACCCGGAGTTCCTGCAGGTGTGCGAGGAGGTCTCGGGAGGTGTGCCGTCGGTGCTGCGCGCCGTGCTCGACGAGGTCGTCGCGGCCGGCGGTGGCCCGGTCGCGGCGTGCGTCCCCGCCGTGCGCTCGGCCCGGCCGGCCGGCCTGCGGGAGCGCTTCGCCCGGTGCCTGCGGGCACAGGACGACGCGGCGCGCCGGTACCTGGGCGCCCTGGCCGTGCTCGGGCCCGCCGCCGATCCGGCGGTCGTGGCGCGGCTGGCGGAGCTGGACCCGCACGGCCTGCGTGCGGTGCAGGGGCAGCTGACCGAACAGGGTCTGCTCACCGACGACCACACCGGGTTCACCCACCCGCTGGTCCGCGACGTCGCCGCCGACCCCGCCGAGCGCGAGCGGCTGCACCTGCGCGCGGCGCGGCTGCTGCACGAGACCGGGCACCACGCCCAGGAGGTGGCCGCGCACCTGCTCGCGGTCGCCGCCCCGCTCGACGGCTGGGCCGTCGAGGTCCTGCGGGCCGCGGCCCACCAGACGACGACCGCGCTCCGCCCGGACACGGCCGACGACCACGACGACGACCCGGTCGCGGTCCGGTACCTGCGCCGGGCCCTGCTCGACAGCGACGTGCGTGGCCACGAGCGCGGGGCCCTGCTGGTCGAGCTGGCCGCGGCGGAGCGGTTCACCGAGCCCGGCACCGCCGTCCGGCACGTGTCCCAGGCGCTGCCGCTGCTCGCCTCGCCGCAGGACCGGGCGGTCGCGCTCACCCTGATCGACCCGTCGACGGTGCGGGAGGTGCCGGCGCGGGTCCAGGAGGCGGTCCGTGCGGCCGACGCCGGAACGGACCCGGTCGTCGACGACGAGTGCACGGTGGCCGTCCGGATCCGTGCCCGCGCCCGGCGGCTGGACGAGCAGCACCCGGAGGGGCTGGCCCGGTCCTGCGCGCTGCTGCGCGAGGTCGTGGCCGCACCGGACGAGCACCTCAGCACCGCGGCCGGTCGCGAGCTGGTCGGCGTGCTGCTGCACGCCGCGGCGCTGACCGGCGGGGTACCGGCGGCCGACGTCGCCCACCTCGGGGAACGCCTGCTGCGGATCACACCGGCGCGCGAGGTGCGGCCCCCGCACGGCATCCCGCCGGGCGACGGGCCACGTGGCCTGCTGGTGCTCGCCCTCGTCGCCGCCGACCGGCCGCGGCCGCTGGAGGACTGGCTGGTCCCCGACCCGACATCGCCCGCGGCGGCCACCGCCGACGAGCTCGCCCTGGTCCTGCTGGCCCGCGGGCGGCCCGCGGCGGCGGCGGCGCTGCCCGGTGGGGTCCTGCGTGAGCGCGGGGTCCCCGCATCGGCCGCCTTCCACACCGCGCTGATCGCCGCGGCGATCGAGGCCCGGGCGCCGGCACTCGGCCCGGAGCCCGCCGGGCGGCCGCCCGGCGGTGGTCTGGTCGCGCACGCGACCCACCAGCTCGTGCGCGCGGCCGGCGCGCTGCGTGCGGACCGGCAGGACCTGGCGCTGGAGTGCCTGCTCGACTGCGGGCGACACCTGGAGCACCTCGGCTGGTCCAACCCGGCCCTGTTCCCGTGGCGGAGCTGGGCGGCCCGGCTGCTGCGCCGCCGTGGTGCGACGGGGGCCGCGCTGGAATGGGCCGACGAGGAGCTGGCACTGGCGCGGGCGTGGGGCGCCCCCGCCGCACTCGGGCGTGCCCTGCGGGTGCGGGGCTCGCTCGTCGGCGGGGCCGCGGGCGCGACCCAGCTGAGGGAGGCCGTCGAGGTGCTCAGGGACTCGGCGGACACGGCCGCGCTCGGTCGCGCCGAGATCGCGCTGGGGCGACACCTCGCCGGCACGGGCGCCCCCGAGGGCGAGGCGCTGCTGCGCCGGGGTCTGCGCCGCCTCGAGGAGGCCGGGGCCGGGGACCCGGACACCGCGACGCCGGTACCGACGGTCGAGCCGGCGGCCGGTACCGGCGACGACGGGGAGGAGTCCGCAGCGTGGCGCGTCGTCGACGCCCTGACCGACGCCGAGCGGCAGGTGGTGGACCGGGTGGTCGGCGGGGCGACCAACAAGATGATCGCCGAGGAGCTGGGGGTCAGCCGCCGGGCCGTGGAGAAACGGCTGACCAGCGCCTACCGTAAGCTCGGGGTCAGCGGGCGCAGTGCGCTTCGGGGGGCGGACTGA
- a CDS encoding AAA family ATPase: MSDATDRGVRLVGRGSESAWLASAGAGAAAGSHVVRLLVGPPGIGKSVLLDGFCTEVPAGVRAARAHGRERTSDISFAVVRELFGALAGAGPVDPALLEGGARWSAPALDEATGGAGPDNLYPVLHGLYWLTVNHTARGPLVLVVDDLQWCDDASLAFLGFLLRRSEGLPLGVVLASRTDGAGALPDRLAEIRTQAGAAVTEVGPLDRSGVARLAVARGAGTGAEPPQAPLLDALTEASGGNPLLVEQLVAELGPVTGDGATDRIHRLGREVVDGLVERHVFDAPPHVRAVAAAVAVVGAEQTTVLATLSGVPAGSVADAVATLVRTEVFAPDRSDFRHDLLRTAVLRGLPGDELDDLRRRGARVLSDAGRPAEVVAAVLLVLPGAGEPWMVDVLLEAAAAAAHRGARPAVARYLEPVVAARPDDVGARTRLAAALAQHEPERAVAQLRDALDRAVDLPSRAQAAVQLAMTSLAVQQAPRAVRVLQDVLDTMDREFPADPGPEATELRTHVEAALLVVGLDEKKTVAATIDRMGRMARPAGRTPAERQKLAMMTVTLAMDGDDAAAAVDLARRVLLVDEATLGGWAVLASSLVLRLADEVEESTAVLDRLVVQSREQASAWTYSLAVGTRATNHVVVGGLAEGEADARTALDIAEQEAWRGNTVVPTIALANVRQQQGDPEAALELLDGIVRPRLEDFAWEYHDYLMARAGATADVGDVDRALSTYRRCGDSLDAAGIANPVLAPWWVHAAVLLADTGRAHEAHGIVEGGAERAARWGTGRGRGLALLARGVVTAGTRGEDMLREAVEVLEGSPARTELILAHHLLGRAMLVSDHAEDAREQLRRAATLAARCGALRAARVARELLVQAGGRMRPPTGSPLDPLTGAERRVVALAAEGARNREIAEALFVTLRTVEVHLTSAFRKLGVTDRAALAGIVDAARVRSA, encoded by the coding sequence ATGTCCGATGCCACCGATCGCGGCGTGCGCCTGGTGGGTCGGGGGTCCGAGTCGGCGTGGCTGGCCTCGGCCGGTGCCGGCGCCGCCGCCGGATCACACGTCGTGCGGCTGCTCGTCGGACCGCCCGGGATCGGCAAGTCGGTGCTGCTCGACGGCTTCTGCACCGAGGTCCCGGCGGGCGTGCGGGCCGCCCGTGCCCATGGGCGGGAACGGACCTCGGACATCTCGTTCGCCGTGGTCCGGGAGCTGTTCGGGGCCCTGGCCGGCGCGGGCCCGGTCGACCCGGCGCTGCTCGAGGGCGGTGCCCGGTGGAGTGCACCGGCGCTGGACGAGGCGACGGGCGGTGCCGGACCGGACAACCTCTACCCGGTGCTGCACGGCCTCTACTGGCTCACCGTGAACCACACCGCTCGCGGCCCGCTGGTCCTCGTCGTCGACGACCTGCAGTGGTGCGACGACGCCTCGCTGGCCTTCCTCGGGTTCCTGCTGCGCCGGTCGGAGGGTCTCCCGCTCGGGGTGGTGCTCGCCTCGCGGACCGACGGAGCGGGCGCACTGCCCGACCGGCTCGCCGAGATCCGCACCCAGGCCGGTGCGGCGGTGACCGAGGTGGGCCCGCTGGACCGGTCCGGCGTCGCCCGGCTCGCCGTGGCCCGAGGTGCCGGTACGGGAGCCGAGCCGCCGCAGGCGCCGTTGCTCGACGCGCTCACCGAGGCCTCCGGCGGGAACCCGCTGCTGGTCGAGCAGCTGGTCGCCGAGCTGGGCCCGGTGACCGGCGACGGCGCGACCGACCGGATCCACCGGCTCGGGCGCGAGGTGGTCGACGGCCTCGTGGAACGGCACGTGTTCGACGCCCCGCCGCACGTCCGCGCCGTGGCCGCCGCCGTCGCGGTCGTGGGTGCCGAGCAGACCACGGTTCTCGCGACCCTGTCCGGGGTGCCCGCCGGGTCGGTGGCCGACGCGGTCGCGACGCTCGTCCGGACCGAGGTCTTCGCCCCCGACCGGTCGGACTTCCGGCACGACCTGCTGCGCACCGCGGTGCTGCGCGGACTCCCCGGGGACGAGCTCGACGACCTGCGCCGGCGCGGCGCCCGGGTGCTGAGCGACGCGGGGCGCCCGGCCGAGGTGGTGGCGGCGGTCCTGCTCGTCCTGCCCGGCGCCGGCGAGCCCTGGATGGTCGACGTGCTGCTGGAGGCCGCGGCCGCCGCGGCGCACCGCGGTGCCCGGCCCGCCGTCGCCCGCTACCTGGAACCGGTGGTCGCGGCCCGACCCGACGACGTGGGCGCGCGGACCCGGCTGGCCGCGGCGCTGGCCCAGCACGAGCCGGAGCGCGCCGTCGCGCAGCTGCGCGACGCGCTCGACCGGGCCGTGGACCTGCCCTCGCGTGCCCAGGCCGCCGTGCAGCTGGCCATGACCTCGCTGGCGGTGCAGCAGGCCCCCCGTGCGGTGCGGGTGCTGCAGGACGTCCTGGACACGATGGACCGCGAGTTCCCGGCCGACCCCGGTCCCGAGGCGACCGAGCTGCGCACGCACGTGGAGGCCGCGCTGCTGGTCGTCGGGCTCGACGAGAAGAAGACCGTGGCCGCGACGATCGACCGGATGGGACGGATGGCCCGGCCCGCCGGCCGCACTCCCGCCGAGCGCCAGAAGCTCGCGATGATGACGGTGACCCTTGCGATGGACGGTGACGACGCGGCCGCGGCCGTGGACCTCGCGCGCCGGGTGCTCCTGGTCGACGAGGCCACCCTCGGCGGCTGGGCGGTGCTGGCCTCGTCGCTGGTGCTGCGGCTGGCCGACGAGGTCGAGGAGTCGACAGCGGTGCTCGACCGGCTCGTCGTGCAGAGCCGCGAGCAGGCCTCGGCGTGGACCTACAGCCTCGCCGTGGGGACCCGCGCGACCAACCACGTCGTCGTCGGGGGCCTGGCCGAGGGCGAGGCCGACGCCCGCACGGCGCTCGACATCGCCGAGCAGGAGGCGTGGCGGGGGAACACCGTGGTGCCGACGATCGCACTGGCGAACGTGCGCCAGCAGCAGGGCGACCCGGAGGCGGCGCTCGAGCTGCTCGACGGGATCGTCCGGCCCCGGCTCGAGGACTTCGCCTGGGAGTACCACGACTACCTGATGGCGCGGGCGGGGGCGACCGCCGACGTCGGCGACGTCGACCGGGCCCTGTCGACCTACCGCCGCTGCGGGGACAGCCTCGACGCGGCCGGTATCGCGAACCCCGTCCTGGCGCCGTGGTGGGTGCACGCCGCCGTCCTGCTCGCCGACACCGGCCGGGCGCACGAGGCACACGGGATCGTCGAGGGAGGCGCCGAACGGGCGGCGCGCTGGGGGACCGGCCGCGGGCGGGGGCTCGCGCTGCTGGCCCGCGGTGTGGTCACCGCCGGTACGCGCGGCGAGGACATGCTCCGGGAGGCGGTGGAGGTGCTCGAGGGCTCGCCCGCCCGGACCGAGCTGATCCTCGCCCACCACCTGCTGGGCCGGGCGATGCTGGTGTCCGACCACGCCGAGGACGCCCGCGAGCAGCTGCGCCGGGCGGCGACCCTGGCCGCACGGTGCGGGGCGCTGCGGGCGGCCCGGGTCGCCCGGGAACTGCTCGTGCAGGCCGGTGGCCGGATGCGCCCGCCCACCGGCTCCCCGCTGGACCCGCTGACCGGTGCCGAACGCCGGGTGGTCGCCCTCGCCGCCGAGGGCGCCCGCAACCGCGAGATCGCGGAGGCGCTGTTCGTCACGCTGCGCACCGTGGAGGTCCATCTCACCAGCGCGTTCCGCAAGCTCGGCGTCACCGACCGGGCCGCCCTGGCCGGGATCGTCGATGCCGCCCGGGTCCGCAGCGCATGA